One region of Hymenobacter sediminicola genomic DNA includes:
- the mutY gene encoding A/G-specific adenine glycosylase: MEWYPRHRRDLPWRHTRDPYAIWLSEVILQQTRVKQGLPYYFTFINSYPTVQHLAAAPEDEVLRHWQGLGYYSRARNMHHTAQQVVREYDSQFPTSYAGLLQLRGVGQYTAAAIASFAFNEQVAVLDGNVFRVLARVFGLTQDIAAPANRKVFQQLADTLIPADQPAEFNQAIMEFGAIQCTPLKPDCLFCPLQSHCYAFQHGMVSELPVKSKAKAARTRFFHYLVLRHADTIYMRKRGPKDIWEGLYDFHLQETESGELAAVALVAAVEAVGGQLDLQQVEEPVQAMRHVLSHQKVEAKFHVVWLQEPLPASSLQSTGLAAFSSSEIEELPKPILIANYISNSIK, translated from the coding sequence TTGGAATGGTACCCGCGGCATCGCCGCGACCTGCCTTGGCGCCATACCCGAGACCCATATGCTATCTGGCTGTCGGAGGTGATCCTACAACAAACACGCGTGAAGCAGGGTCTTCCCTATTATTTCACCTTTATCAACTCCTATCCAACGGTGCAGCACTTGGCTGCGGCTCCTGAAGACGAAGTGCTGCGCCACTGGCAGGGCTTGGGATACTACAGCCGCGCCCGGAACATGCACCACACGGCTCAGCAGGTAGTGCGCGAATACGATAGTCAGTTTCCGACTTCTTATGCAGGCTTGCTACAGCTACGGGGGGTCGGCCAATACACGGCGGCGGCTATTGCTTCCTTCGCCTTCAATGAGCAGGTAGCGGTGCTGGATGGCAATGTGTTCCGGGTGCTGGCTCGCGTATTTGGCCTTACGCAAGACATTGCCGCGCCGGCTAACCGCAAAGTATTTCAGCAGTTGGCTGATACTCTCATTCCGGCGGACCAGCCAGCAGAATTCAACCAGGCCATTATGGAGTTTGGTGCTATTCAGTGCACACCCCTAAAACCTGACTGCCTATTTTGCCCATTGCAGAGCCATTGTTACGCGTTTCAGCATGGCATGGTCAGTGAGCTTCCGGTAAAGAGTAAAGCCAAAGCCGCCCGCACCCGCTTCTTTCACTATCTGGTGCTACGCCATGCCGACACGATATACATGCGCAAGCGGGGCCCTAAAGACATCTGGGAAGGACTCTACGACTTTCACCTGCAGGAAACAGAGTCCGGAGAGCTAGCGGCGGTAGCACTAGTGGCGGCCGTCGAGGCAGTAGGCGGCCAGCTAGATCTACAGCAGGTAGAAGAGCCGGTTCAGGCTATGCGTCACGTCCTGAGTCATCAAAAAGTAGAAGCCAAATTCCATGTTGTATGGCTGCAGGAGCCGCTGCCTGCTTCTAGCCTGCAATCAACGGGGCTAGCCGCTTTCAGTAGCTCAGAAATAGAAGAGTTGCCCAAACCCATTTTAATTGCTAACTATATTAGCAATTCGATTAAATAA
- a CDS encoding acyl-CoA dehydrogenase family protein — MEVTNQLVKGGEFIIKETDAQDVFTPADFSEEQNMMHQTALDFVEKEVQPLLERLDNHEEGLMRGLMEKAGQLGLFGVSIPEQYGGLDMDFPTSLRVTEGVGGGHSFPVAFAAHTGIAMLPILYFGNDEQKAKYLPGLTNGELMGAYCLTEPGSGSDALGAKTKAMPTEDGEHYVLNGQKMWITNGGFADVFIVFAQVDGDKFTGFIVEKNTPGLSLGNEEHKMGIKGSSTRQVFLSDVKVPKSAVLGEIGKGHLIAFNILNIGRIKLAAACLGATKMAATLSVKYANERVQFKLPISKFGAIKYKLAQQAVRIYAVESAIYRAGMDIFRMEQELLSKGQSHNEALLGAAREFAVECAILKVEGSEVLDYVVDEGVQIYGGYGFSADYPMDRAYRDSRINRIFEGTNEINRMLAVDMILKKAMKGELDLMGPAQAVQQELMAIPDFNLEEETGLFAAEKKTIAKLKKAILMVAGTAVQKYMNSLAKEQEVLMNIADMAIKVYTAESTLLRVEKEAATKGEEAVSTQIDIARVYLYDTVDQVNKFGKDAIGTMTEGDEQRLLAMGLKRFTKADLYNAKEARRRIADHLIAANEYTY, encoded by the coding sequence ATGGAAGTAACCAACCAACTTGTGAAAGGCGGCGAGTTTATCATCAAGGAAACCGACGCCCAGGACGTATTCACGCCCGCCGATTTTTCGGAGGAGCAGAACATGATGCACCAGACTGCTCTCGACTTCGTGGAGAAGGAGGTGCAGCCGTTGCTGGAGCGCCTCGATAACCACGAGGAAGGCCTCATGCGCGGCCTGATGGAAAAAGCCGGTCAACTGGGCCTGTTCGGCGTGAGCATTCCTGAGCAGTACGGCGGACTGGACATGGACTTCCCCACGTCGCTGCGCGTGACGGAGGGTGTGGGCGGTGGCCACTCGTTCCCGGTGGCCTTCGCGGCGCATACCGGCATTGCCATGCTGCCCATTCTGTACTTCGGCAACGACGAGCAGAAGGCCAAGTACCTGCCCGGCCTCACCAACGGCGAGTTGATGGGTGCCTACTGCCTCACCGAGCCTGGCTCCGGTTCCGACGCCTTGGGCGCCAAAACTAAAGCCATGCCCACCGAGGACGGTGAGCATTACGTGCTCAACGGCCAGAAAATGTGGATTACCAACGGCGGTTTCGCCGACGTATTCATCGTGTTTGCGCAGGTGGATGGTGACAAGTTCACCGGCTTCATTGTGGAGAAAAACACGCCCGGCCTGAGCCTCGGCAACGAGGAGCACAAGATGGGCATCAAGGGTTCCTCGACCCGCCAGGTGTTCCTGTCCGACGTGAAAGTGCCGAAATCGGCGGTGCTGGGCGAGATTGGCAAAGGCCACCTCATTGCTTTCAACATCCTGAACATCGGCCGCATCAAGCTGGCTGCCGCTTGCCTGGGTGCTACCAAAATGGCTGCCACGCTGAGTGTGAAGTATGCTAACGAGCGGGTGCAGTTCAAGCTGCCCATCAGCAAGTTCGGCGCTATCAAGTACAAGCTGGCCCAGCAGGCCGTGCGGATTTACGCCGTAGAATCGGCTATTTACCGCGCCGGCATGGACATCTTCCGCATGGAGCAGGAGCTGCTCAGCAAAGGCCAGAGCCACAACGAGGCCCTGCTGGGGGCTGCCCGCGAGTTTGCTGTGGAGTGCGCCATTCTGAAAGTGGAAGGCTCAGAAGTGCTCGACTACGTGGTGGATGAAGGCGTACAGATCTACGGTGGCTACGGCTTCTCGGCCGATTACCCCATGGACCGCGCCTACCGGGATTCGCGCATCAACCGCATCTTCGAGGGTACCAACGAAATCAACCGCATGCTGGCCGTCGACATGATCCTGAAGAAGGCCATGAAAGGCGAACTGGACCTGATGGGCCCCGCCCAGGCCGTGCAGCAGGAGCTGATGGCCATTCCGGACTTCAATCTGGAAGAGGAAACCGGCCTGTTTGCTGCTGAGAAAAAGACCATTGCCAAGCTGAAGAAGGCCATCTTGATGGTAGCTGGTACGGCCGTGCAGAAGTACATGAACTCGCTCGCCAAAGAGCAGGAAGTACTGATGAACATTGCCGACATGGCCATCAAGGTGTACACCGCCGAAAGCACGTTGCTGCGCGTAGAGAAGGAAGCCGCCACCAAAGGCGAGGAGGCCGTTTCGACGCAAATCGATATTGCCCGCGTGTATCTCTACGACACGGTAGATCAGGTGAACAAGTTTGGCAAAGACGCCATCGGCACTATGACTGAGGGTGACGAGCAGCGCCTGCTGGCTATGGGCCTGAAGCGGTTCACCAAAGCCGACCTCTACAACGCCAAGGAGGCCCGTCGTCGCATTGCTGACCACCTCATTGCCGCCAACGAGTACACCTACTAA
- a CDS encoding tetratricopeptide repeat protein, whose translation MATRTNSHQLILLAVALALVAGLFLLPKVIVKPKEGKGDLAQSAARTANRDNGAAAPSTTELDEHGHPAGSHDEPGATPEQPHMVVAPAQRREINGLLAKYSAEKDPISKLRVASDLAIKYKAVEKFDSAGYYLEQLAQARPGEQAWKRAADAYFEAFSFATTQERQKQLGAKCQELYGKVLKNNPENLDAKTNLGMAFMAGENPVQGVVLLREVLAIDPQNEKAIYNLGLLSMQSNQYEKAVERFRELTKVNPENVNGQFYLGVALAQTGAKEDARKAFQKAKSLSTDPGLTASVDEQLQKLN comes from the coding sequence ATGGCTACACGCACCAACTCACATCAGCTGATTCTGCTTGCCGTCGCTCTGGCGTTGGTAGCTGGGCTGTTTCTGCTGCCCAAGGTGATTGTCAAGCCCAAGGAAGGCAAAGGCGACTTGGCGCAGAGTGCTGCCCGCACTGCTAACCGCGACAATGGCGCGGCGGCCCCTTCTACCACCGAACTAGACGAGCACGGCCACCCGGCCGGCAGCCACGACGAGCCCGGTGCCACACCGGAGCAGCCGCACATGGTGGTAGCGCCGGCGCAACGCCGCGAAATCAACGGTTTGCTGGCGAAGTACTCGGCTGAAAAAGACCCAATTTCCAAGCTTCGGGTAGCCTCGGACTTGGCAATCAAGTATAAGGCAGTGGAGAAGTTCGACAGCGCCGGGTATTACTTGGAGCAACTGGCGCAGGCCCGCCCCGGCGAACAGGCCTGGAAACGGGCAGCTGATGCGTACTTCGAAGCATTCAGCTTCGCAACTACACAGGAGCGCCAGAAGCAGCTAGGAGCCAAGTGCCAAGAGCTCTATGGGAAAGTGTTGAAAAACAACCCGGAGAACTTGGATGCCAAAACCAACCTGGGTATGGCCTTCATGGCTGGCGAAAATCCGGTGCAGGGTGTGGTGCTGCTACGCGAAGTATTGGCCATTGATCCGCAGAACGAAAAGGCCATTTATAACCTTGGTCTGCTCTCGATGCAGAGCAATCAATACGAGAAAGCAGTAGAGCGTTTTCGGGAGCTAACGAAGGTAAATCCTGAAAACGTCAACGGACAGTTTTATCTTGGCGTCGCTTTAGCTCAGACTGGAGCGAAAGAAGATGCCCGGAAAGCTTTCCAGAAAGCCAAAAGCCTGAGCACTGATCCTGGCCTGACGGCCTCGGTTGACGAGCAGCTTCAGAAATTGAATTAA
- a CDS encoding Glu/Leu/Phe/Val family dehydrogenase produces the protein MANEQVQGKDFYESVLRFYDHAASFSKLDPGIIAQIRACNSIYKVNFPVEVDGHVQVFEGIRVQHSHHKLPSKGGIRYSVYVDEEEVMALATLMTFKCALVDVPFGGAKGGVKINPRTTPVNVLERVTRRYASELIKKNLIGPGMDVPAPDYGTGSREMAWIADTYMTFKYGDTNALGCVTGKPVGQGGIRGRTEATGLGVFYGLRELLLDEPMLKKAGLSSGIAGKRIIVQGLGNVGYYAAHFCQEEGALITGIAEREGGIYNEKGLDVAAVFKHRQETGSVLGFAGAKDIAESLDLLEYECDVLLPAALENQIHEGNAANIKAKIVAEGANGPTTQGAEKILLEKGIIILPDLYLNAGGVTVSYFEWLKNLSNVRFGRMGKRAEEAAMRRLVTTIERTTGKTVTPEERQLIIHGADEIDLVRSGLEDTMITAYQSIRKVMDDIPSITDLRTAAFYSAIEKIGVSYQSLGIFP, from the coding sequence ATGGCCAACGAACAGGTACAGGGCAAAGACTTTTACGAGAGCGTGCTGCGGTTTTACGACCATGCGGCAAGCTTTTCCAAACTCGACCCCGGCATCATTGCCCAAATCCGGGCCTGCAACAGCATTTATAAGGTCAACTTCCCGGTGGAGGTAGACGGTCATGTGCAGGTGTTCGAAGGTATCCGGGTGCAGCACAGTCACCACAAGCTGCCCAGCAAAGGCGGCATCCGGTACAGCGTGTATGTAGACGAGGAGGAAGTAATGGCTCTGGCCACGCTCATGACCTTTAAGTGTGCGCTGGTGGACGTGCCGTTCGGTGGCGCGAAAGGTGGCGTGAAAATCAATCCGCGCACCACGCCCGTCAACGTGCTGGAGCGCGTAACGCGACGCTACGCCAGTGAGCTGATCAAGAAAAACCTGATCGGCCCGGGCATGGACGTGCCGGCCCCTGACTACGGTACCGGTAGCCGCGAAATGGCCTGGATTGCCGATACGTACATGACGTTCAAGTACGGCGACACCAACGCGCTGGGCTGTGTGACCGGCAAACCCGTCGGGCAGGGCGGTATCCGGGGGCGGACCGAGGCCACGGGACTGGGCGTGTTCTACGGCCTGCGGGAACTGCTGCTCGATGAGCCCATGCTGAAGAAAGCGGGCCTGAGTAGCGGTATTGCCGGCAAGCGCATTATTGTGCAGGGCCTGGGCAACGTGGGCTACTACGCGGCGCATTTCTGCCAGGAAGAAGGCGCCCTTATCACCGGCATTGCCGAGCGGGAAGGCGGCATCTACAACGAGAAAGGCCTCGACGTGGCAGCCGTGTTCAAGCACCGCCAGGAAACGGGCTCCGTGCTGGGCTTCGCCGGCGCAAAAGACATAGCTGAGTCGCTGGATTTGCTGGAATACGAGTGCGACGTACTGCTGCCCGCCGCGTTGGAAAACCAGATTCATGAGGGCAACGCAGCCAACATCAAGGCCAAAATTGTTGCGGAAGGAGCCAACGGTCCTACCACGCAGGGAGCCGAGAAAATCCTGCTGGAGAAAGGCATTATCATTCTGCCTGACTTATACCTCAACGCTGGCGGCGTGACAGTATCGTACTTCGAGTGGCTGAAAAACCTGTCGAACGTGCGGTTTGGCCGTATGGGCAAACGCGCTGAGGAGGCTGCTATGCGCCGCTTGGTTACCACCATTGAGCGCACCACCGGCAAAACCGTTACTCCCGAGGAGCGGCAACTCATCATCCACGGCGCCGACGAAATAGATCTTGTGCGTTCTGGCCTTGAGGACACGATGATTACCGCCTACCAGTCCATTCGTAAGGTAATGGATGACATACCAAGTATCACTGACCTACGCACAGCCGCTTTCTACAGCGCCATCGAGAAAATCGGCGTCAGCTACCAGTCCCTCGGCATCTTTCCATAA
- a CDS encoding HU family DNA-binding protein, translating into MTKAEVIAEIADKTGIEKADVSATVEAFFKVVKDSMAEGNNIYVRGFGSFVNKKRAKKVARNISKNTSIIIDEHFIPSFKPSKTFIGKIKNSKKIKELANA; encoded by the coding sequence GTGACTAAAGCAGAAGTAATCGCCGAAATTGCCGACAAGACTGGCATTGAGAAAGCAGACGTTTCGGCTACCGTGGAAGCCTTCTTCAAAGTCGTGAAGGATTCGATGGCCGAAGGCAACAACATCTACGTACGCGGCTTCGGCAGCTTCGTAAACAAAAAACGTGCGAAGAAAGTCGCTCGCAACATCTCGAAAAATACGTCAATCATCATTGACGAGCATTTTATTCCGAGCTTCAAGCCGTCGAAAACGTTCATCGGTAAGATCAAGAACAGCAAGAAAATCAAGGAACTAGCTAACGCCTAA
- a CDS encoding single-stranded DNA-binding protein has protein sequence MAGINKVILVGNLGKDPEVRHLEGGSSVANFTLATNEYYRDKQGTRIERTEWHNIAAWRGLAEMAEKYLKKGQQVYVEGKIRTRQYQDKDNQTRYITEIIADEITMLGGRPHATDGHNSQQEAAAEAPQTFRQEPELDQLPF, from the coding sequence ATGGCAGGCATCAACAAAGTAATTTTGGTAGGGAATCTGGGCAAAGACCCAGAGGTGCGCCACCTCGAAGGCGGTAGCAGTGTAGCAAACTTTACGCTGGCTACCAACGAGTATTACCGCGACAAGCAAGGCACCCGCATTGAGCGGACCGAATGGCATAACATCGCCGCTTGGCGGGGTTTGGCTGAAATGGCGGAGAAATACCTCAAAAAGGGCCAACAGGTATATGTAGAAGGCAAAATCCGGACGCGCCAATACCAAGATAAGGACAACCAGACCCGCTATATCACCGAAATCATTGCCGACGAAATAACCATGCTGGGCGGCCGGCCGCACGCTACTGATGGCCACAACAGCCAGCAGGAAGCTGCGGCAGAGGCGCCTCAAACGTTCCGACAGGAGCCAGAACTGGACCAACTGCCCTTCTAA
- a CDS encoding acetyl-CoA C-acyltransferase encodes MNAYIVAGYRTAVGKANRGGFRFTRPDDLAADVIKHLVASVPQLDPTRIDDVIVGNAVPEAEQGLQMGRLISLLALPMNVSGLIVNRYCGSGVETIAMAAGKIAAGMADCIVAGGTESMSLVPTVGWKTVPNYNLAQKHPDYYLGMGLTAEAVAQDYGITREDQDQFAYNSHQKAIKAIQEGKFKDQIVPVTVEETYLDQATGKKKNRSFVVDTDEGPRADTSLEALGKLRPVFAANGSVTAGNSSQTSDGAAFVIVMSERMVKELNLEPIARMVTYATEGIDPRIMGMGPIKAVPKALRQAGMKLQDIDLFELNEAFASQSLAVMRELHMDQSKVNVNGGAIALGHPLGCSGAKLSIQLFHELRARGQKYGMVTACVGGGQGVAGIYELLK; translated from the coding sequence ATGAACGCATATATCGTAGCCGGTTACCGTACGGCCGTTGGCAAGGCCAACCGCGGCGGTTTCCGCTTCACCCGCCCCGATGACCTCGCCGCCGACGTCATCAAGCACTTGGTGGCCTCGGTGCCCCAGCTGGACCCCACCCGCATCGACGACGTGATTGTGGGCAACGCCGTACCCGAGGCCGAGCAGGGCCTGCAGATGGGCCGCCTGATTTCGCTGCTGGCTCTGCCGATGAATGTGTCGGGCCTCATCGTGAACCGCTACTGCGGCTCCGGCGTGGAAACCATTGCCATGGCCGCCGGTAAAATTGCCGCTGGTATGGCCGACTGCATCGTGGCCGGCGGTACCGAAAGCATGAGCCTAGTGCCCACCGTGGGCTGGAAAACCGTGCCCAACTACAACCTGGCCCAGAAGCACCCCGACTACTACCTCGGCATGGGCCTCACCGCCGAAGCCGTGGCCCAGGATTACGGCATCACCCGCGAAGACCAGGACCAGTTTGCTTACAACTCGCACCAGAAGGCCATCAAAGCCATTCAGGAAGGCAAGTTCAAGGACCAGATTGTGCCCGTAACCGTGGAGGAAACCTACCTCGACCAAGCCACCGGCAAAAAGAAAAACCGCTCGTTCGTAGTCGATACCGACGAAGGCCCCCGCGCCGATACTTCCCTGGAGGCCTTGGGCAAGCTGCGCCCCGTGTTTGCCGCCAACGGCTCGGTAACGGCCGGTAACTCCTCGCAGACTTCCGACGGTGCCGCTTTCGTCATCGTCATGTCGGAGCGCATGGTGAAGGAGCTGAATCTGGAGCCGATTGCCCGCATGGTGACCTACGCCACCGAAGGCATCGACCCGCGCATCATGGGCATGGGCCCCATCAAGGCCGTGCCGAAGGCACTGCGCCAGGCCGGTATGAAGCTTCAGGACATCGACCTGTTCGAGCTGAACGAGGCCTTCGCCTCCCAGAGCCTCGCAGTGATGCGCGAGCTGCACATGGACCAGAGCAAAGTGAACGTGAACGGCGGCGCCATTGCCCTTGGCCACCCGCTGGGCTGCTCCGGCGCTAAGCTCAGCATCCAGCTGTTCCACGAGCTGCGCGCCCGGGGCCAAAAGTACGGCATGGTAACCGCCTGCGTAGGGGGCGGCCAGGGCGTAGCCGGCATCTACGAGCTGCTGAAGTAG
- the gldD gene encoding gliding motility lipoprotein GldD has translation MLSVLGLLATACTSSGSEGDYTPKPKGYNRIDLPPHAYQPLAPGHPYTFQYSRYAKVLRDSSYLAQPHWINVYYPKLQANVQITYANIAGKPQLYTKLLEDARKLTSKHEIKATAIDENILKTPNGMRIAVFELQGEVPSQFQFYTTDSTKHFFRGALYFRTATANDSLAPVIDYVKKDIVQLLNTLKYQ, from the coding sequence GTGCTTTCAGTCTTAGGACTGCTTGCCACGGCTTGCACTTCTTCCGGCTCTGAGGGTGACTATACGCCCAAACCGAAAGGCTACAACCGTATTGACCTGCCGCCGCATGCCTACCAGCCGCTGGCGCCAGGCCACCCCTACACGTTCCAGTATTCGCGCTATGCCAAGGTGCTGCGCGACTCGTCTTATCTGGCGCAGCCGCACTGGATCAACGTGTATTATCCAAAGCTGCAGGCTAATGTGCAGATTACGTATGCAAACATTGCCGGCAAACCGCAGCTCTATACCAAGCTGCTAGAGGATGCGCGCAAGCTTACCAGCAAGCACGAAATCAAGGCTACCGCCATTGATGAAAACATCCTGAAAACGCCCAACGGCATGCGGATAGCCGTATTTGAGTTGCAGGGGGAAGTTCCCAGTCAGTTTCAGTTTTATACCACCGACAGTACAAAACACTTCTTCCGCGGAGCCCTCTACTTCCGTACGGCTACTGCCAACGACTCGTTGGCGCCGGTGATTGACTACGTGAAAAAGGACATTGTGCAGCTGCTGAACACGCTAAAATACCAGTAA
- the recG gene encoding ATP-dependent DNA helicase RecG yields MSNFFQTKIEYLRGVGLQRAQLLQKELNLFTYGDLIQRYPFRYLDRTQFYNICDLHDDLPYVQVKGILRNREVVGEGPKKRMVAKIADASGELELVWFKGVNYLEKIIKNHQEYIVFGKPTMFNGRPQMAHPELEEVTEAKPGQSYLQPVYNTTEKLKNYHRVDSKAIARMVFDLLKLALPQVHETLSEDLVRQYGLMDKATAYQQIHFPQSTELLQAARFRLKFEELFYVQLKLLRQRDQRKVELAGQIFREVPSLVHFYKEVMPFDLTGAQKRVIHDIYKDFCSGKQMNRLLQGDVGSGKTIVAFISMLMAADNGAQSCLMAPTEILADQHYVGLKQYADLLGLNIGKLTGSTRTAERRVLHEQLRSGEMHMLVGTHALLEDVVQFRNLGLTIMDEQHRFGVAQRSKLWQKNPHVIPHVLVMTATPIPRTLAMTLYGDLDVSVIDELPAGRKPIVTVHRFDSNRLKVFGFLRDQINLGRQVYIVYPLIEESEAMADYKDLMDGYESIARAFPEFQISIVHGRMSAAEKDAEMQRFVERKTQIMVATTVIEVGVNVPNASVMVIESTERFGLSQLHQLRGRVGRGAEQSYCILMSGYKLSKDSRTRIETMVRTNNGFEIADIDLKLRGPGDLMGTQQSGVLDLLIADLAKDGRILAESRAAAQALLNDDPALAKPDNQPIRRHIESLPATAVNWSRIS; encoded by the coding sequence ATGAGTAATTTCTTTCAGACCAAGATTGAATACCTGCGCGGGGTGGGGCTGCAGCGGGCTCAACTGCTGCAAAAAGAGTTGAACCTATTCACCTACGGTGATTTGATCCAGCGGTATCCGTTCCGCTACCTCGACCGCACGCAATTTTACAACATCTGCGACCTGCACGACGACTTACCTTACGTGCAGGTGAAAGGCATTCTGCGCAACCGTGAAGTAGTAGGAGAAGGCCCCAAGAAGCGCATGGTGGCCAAAATAGCGGATGCCAGCGGTGAACTGGAGCTGGTGTGGTTCAAGGGAGTGAACTACCTGGAGAAAATCATCAAAAACCACCAGGAATACATCGTTTTTGGCAAGCCTACCATGTTCAATGGGCGGCCCCAGATGGCACACCCAGAACTGGAAGAAGTAACCGAAGCAAAACCAGGCCAGAGCTACCTGCAACCTGTTTACAACACCACCGAGAAGCTCAAGAACTACCACCGCGTGGATAGCAAGGCTATTGCGCGCATGGTCTTCGATCTGCTGAAGCTTGCGCTGCCGCAGGTGCACGAAACGCTTTCGGAAGACTTGGTGCGGCAGTATGGGCTGATGGACAAGGCCACTGCCTACCAGCAGATTCACTTTCCGCAGAGCACCGAATTGCTGCAGGCGGCACGGTTTCGGCTCAAGTTTGAGGAACTGTTCTACGTGCAGCTTAAGCTGCTGCGCCAGCGCGACCAGCGCAAAGTAGAATTGGCCGGACAAATATTCCGGGAAGTGCCGTCCCTGGTGCATTTCTACAAAGAGGTGATGCCTTTTGACCTGACCGGGGCTCAGAAGCGCGTCATCCACGATATCTACAAAGACTTCTGCTCCGGCAAGCAAATGAACCGGCTGTTGCAAGGCGACGTGGGCTCGGGCAAAACTATTGTGGCCTTCATCAGCATGCTAATGGCAGCTGATAACGGCGCACAAAGCTGCCTGATGGCGCCCACTGAAATTCTGGCTGACCAGCACTATGTAGGCCTGAAGCAGTACGCCGACCTGCTGGGTCTCAACATCGGGAAGCTGACCGGCAGCACCCGCACGGCCGAGCGGCGCGTGCTACACGAGCAGTTGCGTTCTGGTGAAATGCACATGTTGGTTGGCACGCACGCGTTGCTCGAAGATGTAGTGCAGTTCCGCAACCTGGGCCTCACCATCATGGACGAGCAGCACCGGTTTGGTGTAGCACAACGCTCCAAGCTCTGGCAGAAGAACCCGCATGTGATACCCCATGTGCTGGTGATGACGGCGACACCCATTCCGCGCACGCTGGCCATGACGCTCTACGGCGACCTAGACGTGTCTGTAATTGATGAGCTACCGGCTGGCCGCAAGCCTATCGTCACGGTGCACCGCTTCGACTCAAACCGCCTGAAAGTGTTCGGCTTCCTGCGCGACCAGATCAACCTGGGCCGGCAGGTATACATCGTCTACCCGCTGATTGAGGAGAGCGAAGCCATGGCCGATTACAAGGACCTCATGGACGGCTACGAAAGCATTGCGCGCGCCTTTCCGGAGTTCCAGATCAGCATCGTGCATGGGCGCATGTCGGCGGCCGAGAAGGATGCTGAGATGCAGCGCTTCGTGGAGCGCAAAACCCAGATTATGGTGGCTACCACCGTCATTGAGGTAGGCGTGAACGTGCCCAATGCTTCTGTAATGGTGATTGAAAGCACTGAACGGTTTGGCCTATCGCAGCTGCACCAGCTGCGTGGCCGCGTGGGCCGGGGCGCTGAGCAGAGCTACTGCATTCTGATGAGTGGCTACAAGCTCAGCAAAGACTCCCGTACGCGCATCGAAACGATGGTGCGCACCAACAATGGATTTGAAATTGCCGATATCGACCTGAAGCTGCGGGGGCCCGGCGACCTGATGGGCACCCAGCAAAGCGGCGTGCTGGACCTGCTGATAGCCGACCTGGCCAAAGATGGCCGCATTCTGGCCGAAAGCCGGGCAGCGGCTCAGGCTCTGCTCAACGACGACCCCGCCCTGGCTAAGCCTGACAATCAGCCCATCCGGCGGCACATCGAGAGTTTACCTGCTACAGCCGTCAACTGGAGCCGAATCAGCTAG